The proteins below are encoded in one region of Ereboglobus luteus:
- a CDS encoding LysE family translocator, with product MMDLTPFAQGLGAGIAVCVAIGPIAILILRRTMADGRLAGLVSGFGAATADAIIGAIGALFLSWILPILDAHNTAVQFVGGGVVISMGIFLLCTPPRIKEVKRPVHERNLIVAYFSTCVLTLSNPITLFSMTTIIAATGMGGPDTNHMHAAMLVSGIFVASMGWWVLLCMCAHTVSRLLGHGFLRRLNMIAAIIVIIFGVCMVVNQAQKKLYQAQRHHASPPPEQVAPVDGQ from the coding sequence ATGATGGACCTGACACCTTTCGCCCAAGGTTTGGGAGCCGGCATTGCGGTGTGCGTGGCGATCGGGCCCATCGCGATTTTAATCCTGCGCCGCACGATGGCGGACGGCCGGCTCGCCGGCCTCGTGTCGGGCTTCGGCGCGGCAACGGCGGATGCCATCATCGGGGCGATCGGCGCGCTCTTTCTTTCGTGGATACTCCCGATTCTCGACGCGCACAACACCGCGGTGCAGTTCGTCGGCGGCGGCGTGGTCATCTCGATGGGCATCTTCCTGCTTTGCACTCCGCCGCGCATCAAGGAGGTCAAGCGCCCCGTGCATGAGCGCAACCTGATTGTCGCCTACTTCTCGACATGCGTGCTCACCTTGTCGAACCCCATCACGCTGTTCAGTATGACCACGATCATCGCCGCGACAGGCATGGGCGGCCCCGACACAAACCACATGCACGCGGCGATGCTGGTCTCGGGAATCTTCGTCGCCTCAATGGGCTGGTGGGTGCTTCTTTGCATGTGCGCGCACACGGTGTCGCGCCTGCTCGGTCACGGATTCCTGCGCAGGCTAAATATGATCGCCGCCATCATCGTGATCATCTTCGGCGTGTGCATGGTCGTGAACCAGGCACAGAAAAAACTCTACCAAGCCCAGCGCCATCATGCGTCGCCACCGCCGGAGCAGGTGGCTCCGGTTGACGGACAATGA
- a CDS encoding NUDIX hydrolase — translation MESHPNTRWLEWSKRLQAIAQTGLTFTQDFYDIERYKAIRQLAAEMLAEGSGMEQSAILGLLENETGYATPKVDVRGVVFRDDKLLLVREREDGKWTLPGGWADVCASPAENVVREIHEESGLLTRALKILAVFDREKHAHEPPYAFHIYKMFMLCAIVGGTETAGEETDSVGFFGEQEIPELSISRVTTAQIARMFEHHRNPDLPADFDRD, via the coding sequence ATGGAGTCGCACCCAAACACACGCTGGCTTGAGTGGAGCAAGCGGCTTCAAGCCATCGCCCAAACCGGACTCACTTTTACCCAGGATTTCTACGACATTGAACGCTACAAGGCGATTCGCCAGTTGGCCGCCGAGATGCTCGCCGAGGGTTCAGGCATGGAGCAGTCCGCCATACTTGGTTTGCTGGAGAACGAAACGGGTTACGCCACGCCCAAGGTGGATGTTCGAGGCGTTGTTTTTCGCGACGACAAATTGTTGCTGGTGCGCGAGCGTGAGGATGGCAAATGGACGCTGCCGGGAGGGTGGGCGGATGTCTGCGCGTCTCCGGCGGAGAATGTCGTGCGCGAGATTCATGAGGAGTCCGGGTTGCTGACCCGCGCGTTGAAAATTCTGGCGGTGTTTGATCGCGAAAAGCATGCGCACGAACCGCCGTATGCCTTTCACATTTATAAAATGTTCATGCTGTGCGCCATTGTGGGCGGAACGGAAACGGCCGGCGAGGAGACTGATTCGGTTGGTTTTTTTGGCGAACAGGAGATCCCTGAACTGTCAATCAGCCGGGTTACAACGGCGCAAATCGCCAGAATGTTTGAGCATCATCGCAATCCGGATTTGCCGGCGGATTTTGATCGGGACTGA
- the greA gene encoding transcription elongation factor GreA — MNSEAVNALIAKNPTLKASKAKLEAMKAGSYVIHNSWGFGQIKSYNEGSQRLIIDFLEKKGHSMDPAFCVNTMQVLNEKHLLVRKQTEAATINKLITEAPAELIVEALKSYPNHATTAIDLELTLAQVVGQPAFKKWWTAAKKAIARDPRIVIPEKKTECYILREVPIAAEDEIEDDFNATRSARRRIALAEELLHTLTASKNTKKDVSKVLDAVTEAVKSSNQLDSAQKLYGAHIRDSLARHAGVDVTTLEPSQGALVANQRELGSIAEKIPVQFQGKFLDLVKETHPGDYIEITFGLLKNSQGKFTTECINFLVENEQSQKLAETLKRWQTEQNLRAPVLQWIIKNRNSKKFAKLLQDLIAPRLLSSIFYAIDYEALQAASARRIPLAEMLSDDLELIGDLLREADPETARDLASALLLNQGFEELTKKSLLARFIKIFPAIQSLVASDAESKEEQLLVSRESYERKREEYETIKSKKIPENSRAIAAAREHGDLKENSEYKMAKQDQQVLMAQKAQLEKEIGRARITDFTEATTDQVSVGSVVDVKTASGKNASYTILGAWDSIPEQNIIAYKTPLGLALLSKKVGDTITVKIGNAEETYTVTAISRYVDAK; from the coding sequence ATGAATTCGGAAGCTGTCAACGCGCTCATCGCAAAAAATCCCACGCTCAAAGCGTCCAAAGCCAAGCTCGAGGCCATGAAAGCCGGCAGCTACGTTATCCACAACAGCTGGGGTTTCGGCCAGATCAAGTCCTACAACGAGGGCTCGCAACGCCTCATCATCGATTTCCTTGAGAAAAAAGGCCACTCCATGGACCCCGCCTTTTGCGTGAACACCATGCAGGTGCTTAACGAGAAACACCTCCTCGTTCGCAAACAGACGGAAGCCGCCACGATCAACAAACTTATCACCGAGGCGCCCGCGGAGCTTATTGTCGAGGCGCTGAAATCCTACCCCAACCACGCCACGACCGCCATCGACCTCGAGCTCACCCTCGCGCAAGTCGTCGGCCAGCCCGCGTTTAAAAAATGGTGGACCGCCGCCAAAAAAGCCATCGCCCGCGACCCGCGCATCGTCATTCCCGAGAAAAAAACCGAGTGCTACATTCTTCGCGAGGTGCCCATCGCCGCCGAGGATGAGATTGAGGACGATTTTAACGCCACCCGTTCCGCCCGCCGCCGCATCGCGCTCGCCGAGGAACTCCTGCACACGCTTACCGCCTCCAAAAACACCAAGAAGGATGTCAGCAAGGTTCTCGACGCGGTCACCGAGGCCGTAAAAAGCAGCAACCAGCTTGACTCCGCGCAAAAACTCTACGGCGCGCACATCCGCGACTCGCTCGCACGCCATGCCGGTGTCGACGTGACCACGCTTGAACCCTCGCAAGGCGCGCTCGTTGCAAACCAGCGCGAACTCGGCTCCATCGCCGAAAAAATCCCCGTCCAGTTCCAGGGCAAGTTCCTCGACCTCGTCAAGGAAACCCATCCGGGCGATTACATTGAAATCACCTTCGGCCTCCTCAAAAACAGCCAGGGCAAGTTCACCACCGAATGCATCAACTTCCTTGTGGAGAACGAGCAGTCGCAAAAACTCGCCGAGACGCTCAAGCGCTGGCAGACCGAGCAAAACCTTCGCGCGCCGGTTCTCCAATGGATCATCAAGAACCGCAACTCGAAGAAATTTGCCAAGCTCCTTCAGGACCTCATCGCTCCCCGCCTCCTGAGCTCCATTTTCTACGCGATCGATTACGAGGCGCTTCAAGCCGCGTCAGCCCGCCGCATTCCGCTGGCGGAAATGCTCAGCGACGACCTTGAGCTCATCGGCGATCTCCTCCGCGAGGCCGACCCCGAAACCGCCCGAGACCTCGCCAGCGCGCTTCTCCTCAACCAAGGTTTCGAGGAGCTCACCAAGAAGTCGCTCCTCGCCCGTTTCATCAAAATCTTCCCGGCCATCCAGTCGCTCGTCGCCAGCGATGCCGAAAGCAAGGAGGAGCAGCTCCTCGTTTCCCGCGAAAGCTACGAGCGCAAGCGCGAGGAATACGAAACCATCAAATCGAAGAAGATTCCGGAAAACTCCCGCGCCATCGCCGCCGCCCGCGAGCACGGCGATCTCAAGGAAAACTCCGAATACAAAATGGCCAAGCAGGACCAGCAGGTGCTCATGGCCCAGAAGGCGCAGCTCGAAAAGGAAATCGGCCGCGCGCGCATCACCGACTTCACCGAGGCCACCACCGACCAGGTCAGCGTCGGCAGCGTCGTGGACGTCAAGACTGCCTCCGGCAAAAATGCGAGCTACACGATCCTCGGCGCATGGGACAGCATCCCCGAGCAAAACATCATTGCCTACAAAACGCCGCTCGGCCTTGCCCTTCTTTCCAAAAAAGTTGGCGACACCATCACCGTAAAAATCGGCAACGCCGAGGAAACCTACACCGTTACCGCCATCTCACGCTACGTGGATGCCAAGTAA
- a CDS encoding sulfatase-like hydrolase/transferase — protein MTHRRRLIIASLAGLAGSAASAAGAASPPALKRPPNIVVILADDLGYADLGCYGNPGKPTPRLDKMAREGMRFTDFHANGPMCSPTRAAFLTGRYPQRVGIESALPIMEFPAERHGLPAKTVTLAQHLRAAGYETGLFGKWHLGHHPDENPVRFGFGEFRGLICSEGDYSAQINRAGLPDWWENEVLKPEKQPGNTTRLITDYSIQFIQRNKARPFFLFVSHAAIHFPWMRSSDEPHRKLGKGYYGITNPADSRLGPHVGGPELREVVQEMIGDVDRSTGRILDPLRQLGLEGDTLVIFTSDNGGYLEYQGRYRGEISNHGAYQGGKMSLFEGGHRVPAIARWPGQIPAGRTSAAVAMTMDIVPTALELAGVPLPETKVLHPDGVSLVKHLQKEDALPERSVFWRFRGRRAVRSGPWKLHLSKENAPALFRLDQDPGETRNLAKTEPAIVERLTREITEWERDVDRSLANIGRTP, from the coding sequence GCCGCCGATTGATTATTGCCTCGCTCGCCGGATTGGCGGGAAGCGCCGCCTCGGCCGCCGGCGCCGCTTCCCCGCCTGCCCTCAAACGTCCGCCCAATATTGTGGTGATATTGGCGGACGACTTGGGTTATGCCGACCTCGGCTGCTACGGAAACCCCGGCAAGCCGACACCGCGCCTGGATAAAATGGCCCGCGAGGGAATGCGTTTCACCGACTTTCATGCCAACGGCCCGATGTGCTCGCCGACTCGCGCGGCATTTCTCACGGGACGCTATCCCCAGCGCGTTGGCATTGAGTCCGCATTGCCGATCATGGAATTTCCAGCGGAGCGGCATGGGTTGCCCGCGAAGACAGTCACGCTGGCGCAGCATTTGCGCGCGGCCGGGTATGAGACAGGACTGTTTGGCAAATGGCATCTCGGACATCATCCCGACGAGAATCCGGTGCGTTTCGGGTTCGGTGAATTCCGCGGGCTCATTTGCAGCGAAGGCGATTACTCGGCCCAAATCAATCGCGCGGGCCTCCCCGATTGGTGGGAAAACGAAGTGCTGAAGCCGGAGAAGCAGCCCGGCAACACCACGCGCCTCATCACCGACTATTCCATTCAATTCATCCAACGGAACAAGGCCCGTCCGTTTTTTCTCTTTGTTTCGCACGCGGCCATCCATTTTCCCTGGATGCGCTCCAGCGACGAGCCCCATCGCAAGCTGGGCAAAGGCTATTACGGCATAACCAATCCCGCCGACAGTCGGCTCGGGCCGCATGTGGGCGGGCCGGAGTTGCGCGAAGTCGTGCAGGAGATGATTGGCGATGTGGACCGCAGCACCGGACGAATACTGGACCCCCTGCGACAGCTGGGACTGGAAGGTGACACGCTGGTGATTTTTACCTCCGACAATGGCGGTTACCTTGAGTATCAAGGGCGGTATCGCGGGGAGATTTCCAACCATGGAGCATATCAAGGCGGCAAAATGTCCCTTTTCGAAGGCGGGCATCGGGTGCCTGCAATCGCCCGCTGGCCCGGACAAATCCCCGCCGGCCGGACGAGTGCGGCAGTGGCGATGACCATGGACATTGTCCCGACTGCGCTGGAGCTCGCGGGTGTGCCTCTGCCCGAAACCAAGGTCCTGCATCCTGATGGAGTCAGCTTGGTGAAACACTTGCAAAAAGAAGATGCATTGCCCGAACGGTCGGTTTTCTGGCGTTTCCGCGGACGGCGGGCCGTGCGTTCCGGACCGTGGAAGCTCCACCTTTCCAAGGAAAATGCGCCCGCGCTGTTCAGGCTGGACCAAGACCCGGGGGAAACTCGCAATCTGGCAAAAACCGAGCCGGCGATTGTGGAACGGCTAACCCGCGAGATAACCGAATGGGAGCGCGATGTTGACCGAAGCCTGGCCAATATCGGGCGAACGCCATGA